One genomic window of Clostridia bacterium includes the following:
- the dapB gene encoding 4-hydroxy-tetrahydrodipicolinate reductase, translating into MAIKVVVAGATGKTGRVIARGVAQASDLELVGAVAPHHAGRKLGNVIDVPGVDVTISASVTEALGRHRADVLVDFTTPEAGFANVMSALQHGVRPVVGTTGFRAAQLDEVDAAAREAGVAAIIAPNFSIGGLLMERLAAEAASLMPMVEVVEMHHAQKKDAPSGTASRLAEKLAAAGARSPVPVHSVRLPGFVAHHEILFGGQGEALVIRHDAFSREAFVPGVLIAIRAAMHAPAGLITDLWPLIERAAQA; encoded by the coding sequence ATGGCCATCAAAGTCGTCGTCGCGGGCGCCACGGGCAAGACGGGACGCGTGATCGCAAGAGGCGTGGCGCAGGCGTCCGATCTCGAACTCGTCGGGGCGGTGGCGCCGCATCATGCGGGTCGCAAGCTCGGCAACGTCATCGACGTGCCGGGCGTGGACGTGACCATCTCCGCCAGCGTGACCGAAGCGTTGGGGCGCCATCGCGCGGACGTGCTCGTGGACTTCACCACGCCCGAGGCCGGCTTCGCGAACGTGATGTCCGCCCTGCAGCACGGGGTGCGTCCCGTGGTCGGCACGACGGGCTTCCGCGCGGCGCAGTTGGACGAGGTCGACGCCGCGGCGCGCGAGGCCGGCGTGGCGGCGATCATCGCGCCCAACTTTTCCATCGGCGGGCTGCTGATGGAGCGATTGGCCGCCGAAGCGGCGTCCCTCATGCCCATGGTCGAGGTTGTCGAGATGCATCACGCCCAGAAGAAGGACGCACCTTCCGGCACGGCGTCCCGCCTGGCGGAGAAGCTCGCCGCGGCGGGCGCCCGCTCCCCGGTGCCGGTGCACAGCGTGCGGCTCCCCGGCTTCGTCGCCCACCACGAAATCCTCTTCGGGGGCCAGGGCGAAGCGCTCGTCATCCGCCACGACGCATTCTCCCGGGAAGCGTTCGTTCCCGGCGTGCTCATCGCCATCCGCGCCGCCATGCACGCCCCGGCCGGCCTGATCACCGACCTCTGGCCGCTCATCGAACGCGCGGCGCAAGCGTAG